The following proteins are co-located in the Onychomys torridus chromosome 6, mOncTor1.1, whole genome shotgun sequence genome:
- the Shc1 gene encoding SHC-transforming protein 1 isoform X2, which yields MDLLPPKPKYNPLRNESLSSLEEGASGSTPTEELPSPSASSLGPILPPLPGDDSPTTLCSFFPRMSNLKLANPAGGRPGPKGEPGKAAEDGAALRDTGLLPLLQDMNKLSGGGGRRTRVEGGQLGGEEWTRHGSFVNKPTRGWLHPNEKVMGPGVSYLVRYMGCVEVLQSMRALDFNTRTQVTREAISLVCEAVPGAKGATRRRKPCSRPLSSILGRSNLKFAGMPITLTVSTSSLNLMAADCKQDTAEYVAYVAKDPVNQRACHILECPEGLAQDVISTVGQAFELRFKQYLRNPPKLVTPHDRMAGFDGSAWDEEEEEPPDHQYYNDFPGKEPPLGGVVDMRLREGAARPSLPTAQMPSHLGATLPIGQHAAGDPAVRKQMLPPPPCPGRELFDDPSYVNIQNLDKARQAGGGAGPPNPSLNGSAPRDLFDMKPFEDALRVPPPPQSMSMAEQLQGESWFHGKLSRREAEGLLQLNGDFLVRESTTTPGQYVLTGLQSGQPKHLLLVDPEGVVRTKDHRFDSVSHLISYHMDNHLPIISAGSELCLQQPVDRKA from the exons ATGGATCTTCTACCCCCCAAGCCGAAGTACAACCCACTTCGAAATGAGTCTCTGTCATCGCTGGAGGAGGGGGCTTCAGGGTCTACCCCCACAGAAGAACTGCCCTCCCCATCCGCCTCATCCCTGGGACccattcttcctcctctgccGGGGGACGATAGTCCCACTACCCTGTGTTCCTTCTTTCCCCGGATGAGCAACCTGAAGCTGGCCAATCCTGCTGGGGGGCGCCCGGGGCCTAAGGGGGAGCCAGGAAAGGCTGCTGAAGATGGGGCAGCCCTCCGGGACACAGGCCTCTTGCCCCTCCTCCAGGACATGAACAAGCTGAGTGGAGGCGGCGGGCGCAGGACTCGGGTAGAAGGGGGCCAGCTGGGGGGCGAGGAGTGGACCAGACACGGGAGCTTTGTCAACAAGCCCACACGAGGCTGGCTGCATCCCAACGAAAAAGTCATGGGACCTGGGGTTTCCTACTTGGTTCGG TACATGGGTTGTGTGGAGGTCCTGCAGTCAATGCGAGCCCTTGACTTCAATACCcggactcaggtcaccag GGAGGCCATCAGTTTGGTGTGTGAAGCTGTGCCTGGTGCCAAAGGGGCAACACGGAGGAGGAAG CCCTGCAGCCGCCCACTCAGCTCCATCCTGGGGAGGAGTAACCTGAAGTTTGCTGGAATGCCAATCACTCTCACTGTGTCCACCAGCAGCCTTAACCTCATGGCAGCAGACTGCAAACAG GACACAGCTGAGTATGTTGCCTATGTTGCCAAAGACCCTGTAAATCAGAGAG CCTGCCACATCCTGGAGTGTCCTGAAGGGCTTGCTCAGGACGTCATCAGCACCGTCGGTCAGGCCTTTGAGTTGCGCTTCAAACAATATCTCAGGAATCCACCCAAGCTGGTCACCCCCCATGACAG GATGGCTGGCTTTGATGGCTCAGCttgggatgaggaggaagaagagccgCCTGACCATCAGTACTATAATGACTTCCCAGGGAAGGAACCCCCTCTGGGCGGAGTGGTAGACATGAGGCTTCGGGAAGGGGCTGCCCGACCCTCTCTGCCCACTGCCCAGATGCCCAGCCACTTGGGAGCTACACTG CCTATAGGGCAGCATGCTGCAGGAGACCCTGCAGTCCGTAAACAGATGCTGCCTCCCCCACCTTGCCCAG GCAGAGAACTCTTCGATGACCCTTCCTATGTCAACATCCAGAATCTAGACAAGGCCCGGCAAGCTGGAGGTGGGGCCGGGCCTCCCAACCCTTCCCTTAATGGCAGTGCACCCCGAGACCTCTTTGACATGA AGCCCTTCGAAGATGCCCTCCgtgtgcctccacctccccagtccaTGTCCATGGCCGAGCAGCTCCAAGGGGAGTCCTGGTTCCACGGGAAGCTGAGCCGGCGGGAGGCTGAAGGGCTGCTACAGCTCAATGGTGACTTCTTGGTGCGGGAGAGCACAACCACACCCGGCCAGTATGTGCTCACCGGCCTGCAGAGTGGGCAGCCTAAACACCTGCTTCTGGTGGACCCTGAAGGTGTG GTTCGGACGAAGGATCACCGCTTTGACAGTGTCAGTCACCTTATCAGCTATCACATGGACAATCACTTGCCCATCATCTCTGCGGGCAGCGAACTGTGTCTACAGCAACCTGTGGATCGGAAAGCGTGA
- the Pygo2 gene encoding pygopus homolog 2 isoform X2: MKSPEKKRRKSNTQGPAYSHLTEFAPPPTPMVDHLVASNPFEDDFGAPKVGGAGPPFLGSPVPFGGFRVQGGMAGQVPPGYGTGGGGGPQPLRRQPPPFPPNPMGPAFNMPPQGPGYPPPGNMNFPGQPFNQSLGQNFSPPGGQMMPGPVGGFGPMISPTMGQPPRGELGPPPLPQRFAQPGAPFGPSLQRPGQGLPSLPPNTSPFPGPDPGFPGPGGEDGGKPLNPPAPTAFPQEPHSGSPAAAVNGNQPSFPPSSSGRGGGTPDANSLAPPGKAGGGSGPQPPPGLVYPCGACRSEVNDDQDAILCEASCQKWFHRECTGMTESAYGLLTTEASAVWACDLCLKTKEIQSVYIREGMGQLVAANDG, encoded by the exons ATGAAGAGCCCCGAAAAGAAACGAAGGAAGTCCAACACTCAG GGTCCTGCAtactcacatctgacagagtttGCGCCACCCCCAACTCCCATGGTGGATCATCTGGTGGCTTCCAACCCTTTTGAGGATGACTTCGGAGCCCCTAAGGTGGGGGGTGCAGGCCCTCCCTTCCTTGGCAGTCCTGTGCCCTTTGGAGGCTTTCGCGTACAGGGGGGCATGGCAGGCCAGGTACCCCCAGGCTATggcactggaggaggaggggggccCCAGCCACTTCGCCGACAGCCGCCTCCTTTCCCTCCCAACCCTATGGGCCCAGCTTTTAACATGCCTCCTCAGGGCCCTGGCTACCCACCCCCAGGCAACATGAACTTCCCCGGTCAACCTTTCAACCAGTCTCTGGGCCAAAACTTTAGCCCACCTGGTGGGCAGATGATGCCGGGCCCCGTGGGGGGATTTGGTCCCATGATCTCCCCCACCATGGGCCAGCCTCCTAGAGGCGAGctgggtcctcctcctctcccgCAACGCTTTGCCCAACCAGGAGCGCCTTTTGGTCCTTCTCTTCAGAGACCTGGTCAGGGACTCCCCAGCCTGCCTCCCAACACAAGTCCCTTCCCTGGCCCAGACCCTGGTTTTCCTggccctggtggtgaggatgggggaAAGCCCTTGAAcccacctgctcccactgctTTTCCCCAGGAGCCGCACTCCGGCTCCCCTGCTGCAGCTGTTAATGGGAACCAACCTAGTTTTCCCCCGAGCAGCAGTGGTCGAGGTGGAGGCACTCCAGATGCCAACAGTCTGGCCCCTCCTGGTAAGGCAGGCGGAGGCTCGGGGCCCCAGCCTCCCCCGGGCCTGGTGTACCCTTGTGGTGCCTGTCGGAGTGAGGTGAACGATGACCAGGATGCCATTCTGTGCGAGGCCTCTTGCCAGAAGTGGTTTCACCGGGAGTGCACTGGGATGACCGAGAGCGCCTACGGGCTGCTAACCACCGAGGCCTCTGCGGTCTGGGCCTGCGATCTCTGCCTCAAGACCAAAGAGATCCAGTCCGTCTACATCCGAGAGGGCATGGGGCAGTTGGTGGCTGCTAACGACGGGTGA
- the Cks1b gene encoding cyclin-dependent kinases regulatory subunit 1 isoform X1, which translates to MSHKQIYYSDKYDDEEFEYRHVMLPKDIAKLVPKTHLMSESEWRNLGVQQSQGWVHYMIHEPEPHILLFRRPLPKKPKK; encoded by the exons ATGTCGCACAAACAGATTTACTATTCGGACAAATACGACGACGAGGAGTTCGAGTACCG GCATGTCATGTTGCccaaggacatagccaagctGGTCCCTAAAACCCATTTGATGTCTGAATCTGAATGGAGAAATCTTGGTGTTCAGCAGAGTCAGGGATGGGTCCATTATATGATCCATGAACCAG AACCTCACATCTTACTCTTCCGGCGGCCATTACCCAAGAAGCCAAAGAAATGA
- the Shc1 gene encoding SHC-transforming protein 1 isoform X3, whose amino-acid sequence MNKLSGGGGRRTRVEGGQLGGEEWTRHGSFVNKPTRGWLHPNEKVMGPGVSYLVRYMGCVEVLQSMRALDFNTRTQVTREAISLVCEAVPGAKGATRRRKPCSRPLSSILGRSNLKFAGMPITLTVSTSSLNLMAADCKQIIANHHMQSISFASGGDPDTAEYVAYVAKDPVNQRACHILECPEGLAQDVISTVGQAFELRFKQYLRNPPKLVTPHDRMAGFDGSAWDEEEEEPPDHQYYNDFPGKEPPLGGVVDMRLREGAARPSLPTAQMPSHLGATLPIGQHAAGDPAVRKQMLPPPPCPGRELFDDPSYVNIQNLDKARQAGGGAGPPNPSLNGSAPRDLFDMKPFEDALRVPPPPQSMSMAEQLQGESWFHGKLSRREAEGLLQLNGDFLVRESTTTPGQYVLTGLQSGQPKHLLLVDPEGVVRTKDHRFDSVSHLISYHMDNHLPIISAGSELCLQQPVDRKA is encoded by the exons ATGAACAAGCTGAGTGGAGGCGGCGGGCGCAGGACTCGGGTAGAAGGGGGCCAGCTGGGGGGCGAGGAGTGGACCAGACACGGGAGCTTTGTCAACAAGCCCACACGAGGCTGGCTGCATCCCAACGAAAAAGTCATGGGACCTGGGGTTTCCTACTTGGTTCGG TACATGGGTTGTGTGGAGGTCCTGCAGTCAATGCGAGCCCTTGACTTCAATACCcggactcaggtcaccag GGAGGCCATCAGTTTGGTGTGTGAAGCTGTGCCTGGTGCCAAAGGGGCAACACGGAGGAGGAAG CCCTGCAGCCGCCCACTCAGCTCCATCCTGGGGAGGAGTAACCTGAAGTTTGCTGGAATGCCAATCACTCTCACTGTGTCCACCAGCAGCCTTAACCTCATGGCAGCAGACTGCAAACAG ATCATTGCCAACCATCACATGCAATCTATCTCATTCGCGTCTGGTGGGGATCCG GACACAGCTGAGTATGTTGCCTATGTTGCCAAAGACCCTGTAAATCAGAGAG CCTGCCACATCCTGGAGTGTCCTGAAGGGCTTGCTCAGGACGTCATCAGCACCGTCGGTCAGGCCTTTGAGTTGCGCTTCAAACAATATCTCAGGAATCCACCCAAGCTGGTCACCCCCCATGACAG GATGGCTGGCTTTGATGGCTCAGCttgggatgaggaggaagaagagccgCCTGACCATCAGTACTATAATGACTTCCCAGGGAAGGAACCCCCTCTGGGCGGAGTGGTAGACATGAGGCTTCGGGAAGGGGCTGCCCGACCCTCTCTGCCCACTGCCCAGATGCCCAGCCACTTGGGAGCTACACTG CCTATAGGGCAGCATGCTGCAGGAGACCCTGCAGTCCGTAAACAGATGCTGCCTCCCCCACCTTGCCCAG GCAGAGAACTCTTCGATGACCCTTCCTATGTCAACATCCAGAATCTAGACAAGGCCCGGCAAGCTGGAGGTGGGGCCGGGCCTCCCAACCCTTCCCTTAATGGCAGTGCACCCCGAGACCTCTTTGACATGA AGCCCTTCGAAGATGCCCTCCgtgtgcctccacctccccagtccaTGTCCATGGCCGAGCAGCTCCAAGGGGAGTCCTGGTTCCACGGGAAGCTGAGCCGGCGGGAGGCTGAAGGGCTGCTACAGCTCAATGGTGACTTCTTGGTGCGGGAGAGCACAACCACACCCGGCCAGTATGTGCTCACCGGCCTGCAGAGTGGGCAGCCTAAACACCTGCTTCTGGTGGACCCTGAAGGTGTG GTTCGGACGAAGGATCACCGCTTTGACAGTGTCAGTCACCTTATCAGCTATCACATGGACAATCACTTGCCCATCATCTCTGCGGGCAGCGAACTGTGTCTACAGCAACCTGTGGATCGGAAAGCGTGA
- the Cks1b gene encoding cyclin-dependent kinases regulatory subunit 1 isoform X2 — protein sequence MKGQFRKSAAVGYSFMEEEQERGCQPCFRERVRRKWLEDCGRRSIPFKYLSLYGVQTGFRCSVKVQGMSCCPRT from the exons ATGAAAGGGCAGTTCCGTAAGAGCGCCGCTGTCGGCTATTCGTTCATGGAAGAAGAGCAGGAGCGGGGTTGTCAGCCTTGTTTTAGAGAGCGGGTTCGGAGGAAGTGGCTTGAAGACTGTGGACGTAGGTCGATACCCTTCAAATACTTGAGCCTTTATGGCGTGCAGACAGGTTTCAGGTGTTCTGTTAAGGTGCAAG GCATGTCATGTTGCccaaggacatag
- the Shc1 gene encoding SHC-transforming protein 1 isoform X1 has translation MDLLPPKPKYNPLRNESLSSLEEGASGSTPTEELPSPSASSLGPILPPLPGDDSPTTLCSFFPRMSNLKLANPAGGRPGPKGEPGKAAEDGAALRDTGLLPLLQDMNKLSGGGGRRTRVEGGQLGGEEWTRHGSFVNKPTRGWLHPNEKVMGPGVSYLVRYMGCVEVLQSMRALDFNTRTQVTREAISLVCEAVPGAKGATRRRKPCSRPLSSILGRSNLKFAGMPITLTVSTSSLNLMAADCKQIIANHHMQSISFASGGDPDTAEYVAYVAKDPVNQRACHILECPEGLAQDVISTVGQAFELRFKQYLRNPPKLVTPHDRMAGFDGSAWDEEEEEPPDHQYYNDFPGKEPPLGGVVDMRLREGAARPSLPTAQMPSHLGATLPIGQHAAGDPAVRKQMLPPPPCPGRELFDDPSYVNIQNLDKARQAGGGAGPPNPSLNGSAPRDLFDMKPFEDALRVPPPPQSMSMAEQLQGESWFHGKLSRREAEGLLQLNGDFLVRESTTTPGQYVLTGLQSGQPKHLLLVDPEGVVRTKDHRFDSVSHLISYHMDNHLPIISAGSELCLQQPVDRKA, from the exons ATGGATCTTCTACCCCCCAAGCCGAAGTACAACCCACTTCGAAATGAGTCTCTGTCATCGCTGGAGGAGGGGGCTTCAGGGTCTACCCCCACAGAAGAACTGCCCTCCCCATCCGCCTCATCCCTGGGACccattcttcctcctctgccGGGGGACGATAGTCCCACTACCCTGTGTTCCTTCTTTCCCCGGATGAGCAACCTGAAGCTGGCCAATCCTGCTGGGGGGCGCCCGGGGCCTAAGGGGGAGCCAGGAAAGGCTGCTGAAGATGGGGCAGCCCTCCGGGACACAGGCCTCTTGCCCCTCCTCCAGGACATGAACAAGCTGAGTGGAGGCGGCGGGCGCAGGACTCGGGTAGAAGGGGGCCAGCTGGGGGGCGAGGAGTGGACCAGACACGGGAGCTTTGTCAACAAGCCCACACGAGGCTGGCTGCATCCCAACGAAAAAGTCATGGGACCTGGGGTTTCCTACTTGGTTCGG TACATGGGTTGTGTGGAGGTCCTGCAGTCAATGCGAGCCCTTGACTTCAATACCcggactcaggtcaccag GGAGGCCATCAGTTTGGTGTGTGAAGCTGTGCCTGGTGCCAAAGGGGCAACACGGAGGAGGAAG CCCTGCAGCCGCCCACTCAGCTCCATCCTGGGGAGGAGTAACCTGAAGTTTGCTGGAATGCCAATCACTCTCACTGTGTCCACCAGCAGCCTTAACCTCATGGCAGCAGACTGCAAACAG ATCATTGCCAACCATCACATGCAATCTATCTCATTCGCGTCTGGTGGGGATCCG GACACAGCTGAGTATGTTGCCTATGTTGCCAAAGACCCTGTAAATCAGAGAG CCTGCCACATCCTGGAGTGTCCTGAAGGGCTTGCTCAGGACGTCATCAGCACCGTCGGTCAGGCCTTTGAGTTGCGCTTCAAACAATATCTCAGGAATCCACCCAAGCTGGTCACCCCCCATGACAG GATGGCTGGCTTTGATGGCTCAGCttgggatgaggaggaagaagagccgCCTGACCATCAGTACTATAATGACTTCCCAGGGAAGGAACCCCCTCTGGGCGGAGTGGTAGACATGAGGCTTCGGGAAGGGGCTGCCCGACCCTCTCTGCCCACTGCCCAGATGCCCAGCCACTTGGGAGCTACACTG CCTATAGGGCAGCATGCTGCAGGAGACCCTGCAGTCCGTAAACAGATGCTGCCTCCCCCACCTTGCCCAG GCAGAGAACTCTTCGATGACCCTTCCTATGTCAACATCCAGAATCTAGACAAGGCCCGGCAAGCTGGAGGTGGGGCCGGGCCTCCCAACCCTTCCCTTAATGGCAGTGCACCCCGAGACCTCTTTGACATGA AGCCCTTCGAAGATGCCCTCCgtgtgcctccacctccccagtccaTGTCCATGGCCGAGCAGCTCCAAGGGGAGTCCTGGTTCCACGGGAAGCTGAGCCGGCGGGAGGCTGAAGGGCTGCTACAGCTCAATGGTGACTTCTTGGTGCGGGAGAGCACAACCACACCCGGCCAGTATGTGCTCACCGGCCTGCAGAGTGGGCAGCCTAAACACCTGCTTCTGGTGGACCCTGAAGGTGTG GTTCGGACGAAGGATCACCGCTTTGACAGTGTCAGTCACCTTATCAGCTATCACATGGACAATCACTTGCCCATCATCTCTGCGGGCAGCGAACTGTGTCTACAGCAACCTGTGGATCGGAAAGCGTGA
- the Pbxip1 gene encoding pre-B-cell leukemia transcription factor-interacting protein 1: MASSCPDSDNSWVLAGSENLPVETLGPEARMDPESEEASQALPDPSEAADKEPAGTLNGEGTFSQTEGSQNESATSLPEETEVKGTLGRDGHGMEPPGDTLIQEDLQEGPVATSLGPDTRDLENENPPQNLPSSPRAVWKDRHCSSSDEDTDVDVEGLRRRRGWESGTTQPMIPVDMEDQAKGEGAGGELGISLNMCLLGTLVLLGLGILLFSGMLLEPETGPMEQAELQVFPDTEPETELVHTLGNRQDELEQLQASVPLDSSPSLQSMGLLLDKLAKENQDIRLLQAQLQAQKEELQSLLHQPQGLEEENARLREALQQGKTSHQVLESELQQLRARLQGLEANCVRGGDGVCLSWGGGPGDKATKEQGHKGQEPDPSLREQQKRLEAEAQALRQELQRQWRLLGSVHRDLQRGLQNAGQGAPARADLAELGHMLAQTLQGLEDWGRNTGLPANDSGAWYQKKPHFQNSREWSRKEKWHGGPREQKAEHWKHRKEESGRERRKSWRGEDGEPAAGWKEEKPRVEELGNRKDGKRQDPKVHPTKSGNTHSGERQKRSWGKDNSPEPLSSWEELLRRKYRPPQGCSGVADCARQEGLAFFGTEIAPVRQQELASVLRAYLARLPWAGQLTRDLPLSPAYFGEDGLFRHDRLRFRDFVDALEDSLEEVAMAQLGDDEEVDDFEDFIFSHFFGDKALKKRSKKKEKHSWNPRVVGPREEHGRHPHHYHHG; this comes from the exons ATGGCTTCTTCCTGCCCAGACTCAGATAATAGTTGGGTGCTTGCTGGCTCTGAG AACCTGCCTGTGGAGACTCTGGGCCCAGAAGCCAGGATGGACCCAGAGTCTGAGGAAGCCTCCCAGGCCCTTCCAGACCCCTCTGAGGCAGCGGACAAAGAGCCAGCTGGGACCTTAAATGGAGAAG GGACGTTTTCCCAAACGGAAGGTTCCCAGAATGAAAGTGCTACTTCTCTGCCCGAGGAGACTGAGGTCAAG GGCACTCTGGGACGTGACGGTCATGGGATGGAGCCTCCCGGAGACACACTCATCCAGGAAGATTTGCAAGAGGGTCCTGTGGCGACAAGCCTGGGACCAGACACGCGGGACCTGGAGAATGAGAACCCTCCACAGAACCTGCCCTCAAGTCCCAGAGCAG tTTGGAAAGACCGCCACTGCTCCAGCAGTGATGAAGACACCGACGTGGATGTGGAGGGTCTGCGGAGACGGAGGGGCTGGGAGTCCGGCACAACCCAACCCATGATACCCGTGGACATGGAGGACCAGGCCAAGGGCGAGGGTGCAGGAGGCGAGCTGGGCATCTCCCTCAACATGTGCCTCCTGGGGACCCTGGTTCTTCTGGGCCTGGGGATCCTCCTGTTCTCTG GTATGCTGTTGGAGCCTGAGACTG GGCCCATGGAGCAAGCAGAGTTGCAGGTCTTTCCAGATACTGAGCCAGAGACTGAGTTGGTACATACTCTAGGGAACAGGCAG GATGAACTAGAGCAGCTGCAGGCCTCGGTACCACTGGACAGTAGCCCCAGCCTGCAGAGCATGGGGCTTCTGCTGGACAAGCTGGCCAAGGAGAACCAGGATATCCGGCTGCTGCAGGCCCAGCTACAG GCTCAGAAAGAAGAGCTTCAGAGCCTTTTGCACCAGCCCCAAGGGCTGGAAGAGGAGAATGCCCGGCTCCGAGAGGCCTTGCAGCAGGGCAAGACCTCCCACCAGGTCCTAGAGTCAGAACTGCAGCAGCTGAGGGCCCGACTCCAAGGCCTAGAGGCTAACTGTGTCCGGGGCGGAGACGGGGTGTGTCTCAGCTGGGGTGGAGGCCCCGGTGACAAAGCTACCAAGGAGCAAGGCCACAAAGGACAGGAGCCAGACCCCAGCTTACGAGAGCAGCAGAAGCGGCTGGAGGCTGAGGCCCaggccctgaggcaggagctgCAGAGGCAGTGGCGGCTGCTGGGGTCTGTGCATCGTGACTTGCAGAGGGGCTTACAGAATGCTGGCCAAGGAGCCCCAGCTCGTGCTGACCTGGCTGAACTCGGCCACATGCTGGCCCAGACATTGCAGGGCCTGGAGGACTGGGGTCGTAACACCGGCCTTCCTGCCAATGACTCAGGGGCCTGGTACCAGAAGAAGCCCCACTTCCAGAATTCCAGGGAGTGGAGCAGAAAGGAGAAGTGGCATGGTGGGCCGAGGGAGCAGAAGGCTGAGCACTGGAAGCATAGGAAGGAGGAGTCTGGCcgggagaggaggaagagctggaggGGTGAGGACGGGGAACCAGCCGCGGGGTGGAAGGAAGAGAAGCCAAGGGTAGAAGAACTGGGGAACAGAAAAGACGGCAAGCGACAGGACCCCAAGGTACACCCTACGAAAAGTGGGAACACCCACTCTGGAGAAAGGCAGAAGCGTTCTTGGGGGAAAGACAACAGCCCTGAGCCCCTGTCCTCCTGGGAGGAGCTGCTGAGGCGCAAGTACCGGCCCCCTCAGGGCTGCTCAGGGGTAGCTGACTGTGCCCGGCAGGAGGGCCTGGCCTTCTTTGGCACAGAGATAGCACCCGTGCGGCAGCAGGAGCTGGCCTCTGTGCTGAGAGCGTACTTGGCGAGGCTGCCCTGGGCTGGGCAACTGACCAGAGATCTGCCCCTCTCACCTGCTTACTTCGGAGAAGACGGCCTCTTCAGGCATGACCGCCTTCGCTTCCGGGACTTTGTGGATGCCCTGGAGGACAGCCTGGAGGAAGTGGCAATGGCACAGCTGGGAGATGACGAGGAAGTGGATGACTTTGAGGATTTCATCTTCAGCCACTTCTTTGGAGACAAGGCGCTGAAGAAGAG gtcaaagaagaaggagaagcacTCCTGGAACCCCAGAGTTGTGGGGCCCAGGGAAGAGCATGGCCGCCATCCCCACCACTACCATCATGGCTGA
- the Pygo2 gene encoding pygopus homolog 2 isoform X1 yields the protein MAASAPPPPDKLEGGSGPAPPPAPPSTGRKQGKAGLQMKSPEKKRRKSNTQGPAYSHLTEFAPPPTPMVDHLVASNPFEDDFGAPKVGGAGPPFLGSPVPFGGFRVQGGMAGQVPPGYGTGGGGGPQPLRRQPPPFPPNPMGPAFNMPPQGPGYPPPGNMNFPGQPFNQSLGQNFSPPGGQMMPGPVGGFGPMISPTMGQPPRGELGPPPLPQRFAQPGAPFGPSLQRPGQGLPSLPPNTSPFPGPDPGFPGPGGEDGGKPLNPPAPTAFPQEPHSGSPAAAVNGNQPSFPPSSSGRGGGTPDANSLAPPGKAGGGSGPQPPPGLVYPCGACRSEVNDDQDAILCEASCQKWFHRECTGMTESAYGLLTTEASAVWACDLCLKTKEIQSVYIREGMGQLVAANDG from the exons ATGGCCGCCTCGGCGCCGCCCCCACCGGACAAGCTGGAGGGAGGCAGCGGCCCCGCACCGCCCCCCGCGCCGCCCAGCACCGGGAGGAAGCAGGGCAAGGCCG GTCTGCAAATGAAGAGCCCCGAAAAGAAACGAAGGAAGTCCAACACTCAG GGTCCTGCAtactcacatctgacagagtttGCGCCACCCCCAACTCCCATGGTGGATCATCTGGTGGCTTCCAACCCTTTTGAGGATGACTTCGGAGCCCCTAAGGTGGGGGGTGCAGGCCCTCCCTTCCTTGGCAGTCCTGTGCCCTTTGGAGGCTTTCGCGTACAGGGGGGCATGGCAGGCCAGGTACCCCCAGGCTATggcactggaggaggaggggggccCCAGCCACTTCGCCGACAGCCGCCTCCTTTCCCTCCCAACCCTATGGGCCCAGCTTTTAACATGCCTCCTCAGGGCCCTGGCTACCCACCCCCAGGCAACATGAACTTCCCCGGTCAACCTTTCAACCAGTCTCTGGGCCAAAACTTTAGCCCACCTGGTGGGCAGATGATGCCGGGCCCCGTGGGGGGATTTGGTCCCATGATCTCCCCCACCATGGGCCAGCCTCCTAGAGGCGAGctgggtcctcctcctctcccgCAACGCTTTGCCCAACCAGGAGCGCCTTTTGGTCCTTCTCTTCAGAGACCTGGTCAGGGACTCCCCAGCCTGCCTCCCAACACAAGTCCCTTCCCTGGCCCAGACCCTGGTTTTCCTggccctggtggtgaggatgggggaAAGCCCTTGAAcccacctgctcccactgctTTTCCCCAGGAGCCGCACTCCGGCTCCCCTGCTGCAGCTGTTAATGGGAACCAACCTAGTTTTCCCCCGAGCAGCAGTGGTCGAGGTGGAGGCACTCCAGATGCCAACAGTCTGGCCCCTCCTGGTAAGGCAGGCGGAGGCTCGGGGCCCCAGCCTCCCCCGGGCCTGGTGTACCCTTGTGGTGCCTGTCGGAGTGAGGTGAACGATGACCAGGATGCCATTCTGTGCGAGGCCTCTTGCCAGAAGTGGTTTCACCGGGAGTGCACTGGGATGACCGAGAGCGCCTACGGGCTGCTAACCACCGAGGCCTCTGCGGTCTGGGCCTGCGATCTCTGCCTCAAGACCAAAGAGATCCAGTCCGTCTACATCCGAGAGGGCATGGGGCAGTTGGTGGCTGCTAACGACGGGTGA